One part of the Raphanus sativus cultivar WK10039 chromosome 7, ASM80110v3, whole genome shotgun sequence genome encodes these proteins:
- the LOC108814695 gene encoding probable GABA transporter 2, translating to MADPPRSDMFPSSRLDSDAGALFVLQSKGEWWHAGFHLTTAIVGPTILTLPYAFRGLGWWLGFVCLTTMGLVTFYAYYLMSKVLDHCEKSGRRHIRFRELAADVLGSGWMFYVVIFIQTAINTGIGIGAILLAGQCLDIMYSSIFPQGNLKLYEFIAMVTAVMIVLSQLPSFHSLRHINCASLLLSLGYTFLVVGACINLGLSKHAPKREYSLEPSDSGRVFSAFTSISIIAAIFGNGILPEIQATLAPPATGKMLKGLILCYSVIFFTFYSAAVSGYWVFGSNSSSNILKNLMPDEGPTLAPIVVIGLAVIFILLQLFAIGLVYSQVAYEIMEKNSADTTQGMFSRRNLVPRLILRTLYMAFCGFMAAMLPFFGDINAVVGAFGFIPLDFVLPMLLYNMTYKPTKRSFTYWINMTIMVVFTCAGLMGAFSSVRKLVLDANKFKLFSSEVVD from the exons ATGGCGGATCCTCCAAGATCCGACATGTTTCCTTCTTCTCGGCTCGATTCCGACGCCGGAGCTCTCTTTGTCCTCCAGTCAAAAG GCGAGTGGTGGCACGCCGGATTTCATCTCACGACGGCGATCGTGGGACCCACGATACTGACGTTACCGTACGCGTTCAGGGGACTGGGATGGTGGTTAGGGTTTGTGTGCTTGACGACGATGGGACTCGTCACTTTCTACGCTTACTACCTCATGTCCAAGGTTCTCGATCACTGTGAAAAATCCGGCCGCCGTCATATCCGATTCCGGGAACTCGCCGCCGATGTTCTCG GATCAGGATGGATGTTTTATGTAGTGATATTCATTCAAACGGCTATCAACACTGGAATCGGTATTGGCGCCATTCTACTCGCAGGCCAATGTCTTGAT ATAATGTACTCGAGTATTTTCCCACAAGGAAACTTGAAGCTCTACGAGTTCATTGCTATGGTCACAGCCGTAATGATTGTCCTGTCACAGCTCCCAAGTTTTCATTCTCTTAGACACATTAACTGTGCGTCTCTCCTTCTCAGCTTAGGCTATACTTTCCTCGTCGTTGGGGCTTGTATCAACCTAG GCTTGTCTAAACACGCTCCTAAACGTGAGTATTCACTCGAGCCCTCGGACTCAGGGAGAGTTTTTAGTGCCTTCACATCGATTTCAATCATTGCTGCTATTTTCGGAAATGGAATTCTACCAGAAATACAG GCAACTCTTGCTCCACCAGCTACAGGAAAGATGCTGAAAGGACTAATTTTGTGTTATAGTGTGATCTTCTTCACGTTTTACTCGGCTGCAGTTTCTGGTTATTGGGTATTTGGTAGTAACTCGAGCTCCAATATTCTCAAGAACCTAATGCCTGACGAAGGACCGACTCTGGCTCCTATCGTCGTCATTGGCCTAGCGGTCATCTTTATTCTTCTTCAGCTCTTCGCCATTGGCCTC GTGTATTCACAAGTTGCGTATGAGATAATGGAGAAGAACTCGGCGGATACAACACAAGGGATGTTCTCAAGACGCAACCTGGTGCCACGTTTGATACTAAGAACACTATATATGGCGTTCTGTGGGTTCATGGCTGCGATGCTACCCTTCTTTGGGGATATAAATGCGGTGGTAGGAGCGTTTGGGTTTATCCCACTTGATTTCGTGCTGCCAATGCTCCTATACAACATGACATATAAGCCTACGAAACGGAGCTTCACGTACTGGATAAACATGACGATAATGGTTGTGTTCACTTGTGCGGGGCTCATGGGAGCTTTCTCCTCTGTTAGGAAACTTGTTCTTGATGCTAATAAGTTCAAGTTGTTTAGTAGTGAAGTTGTTGATTAG
- the LOC130497571 gene encoding cytoplasmic 60S subunit biogenesis factor REI1 homolog 2-like yields MEAKSHCKVHYGDGGDEEDAELEEFYDYSSSYANEGENQMVVAGESANTVELFGGSELVITKRGENKVTSRTLGSREFMRYYKQKPPPSSQKRIVNSLAMRYKEHGFGNGAVEGGYSEDEGDERDEQKRS; encoded by the exons ATGGAAGCCAAGAGTCACTGCAAAGTGCATTACGGTGATGGTGGTGACGAAGAAGATGCAGAGCTAGAAGAGTTCTATGACTACAGCAgcag TTACGCCAATGAAGGCGAAAACCAGATGGTTGTAGCTGGTGAATCAGCTAATACGGTAGAGCTATTTGGTGGGTCTGAGCTTGTGATCACCAAGAGAGGGGAGAACAAAGTAACGTCCAGGACTCTTGGGTCTCGAGAGTTCATGCGTTACTACAAACAGAAGCCACCACCGTCTTCTCAGAAACGCATTGTCAACTCTTTAGCCATGAG GTACAAAGAGCATGGGTTTGGCAACGGTGCAGTCGAAGGAGGATATagtgaggatgaaggtgatgagAGAGATGAACAAAAGAGGAGCTAG